One Opitutus sp. ER46 genomic region harbors:
- a CDS encoding TonB-dependent receptor: MLIPLVPLIARLVRRTGASALLLLPFLSSLALAQPATGVVIGRVYHTGTKEYVRNAEVRVEGTNVSAFTEDAGFYRLAGVPAGEVRVTVTYTGAQSVTDKVVVTAGATATRDFELQAMAASENVITLETVSVVAEREGQSKAIMERRAAPNAKNVVASDNYGDLTMGDVGEFMKSMPGLSLDYVEVDTSAVRVGGLDPKYSNFTTDGARMPTGTSNNNAGRQNSFEQMSITGIESIEFNNTLTANMDADSPGGSINLRSKYAFQRRHRELSFQFGGVGTSDSHLRREYFPDDKKHSRIFPTGQISFGDVYFHGRLGVEFSLSYSANFVEQDRHQLDWIYPSKYPDGIPYRAMWRAGPKETTREAANLSIDYKLTDRLTLSLRSTYSDYAVEYVNQYTFLYFGSTSTSNVAAGSTPTHIIGSGTTNTRVATEYSHRFADTPVILFAPKIEYKGDTYKATLRGSYSNARYNFRAGMKGFFQRDDSAITNLGGFVMDRPDSESIAWTITQTNVTPTNDWSNPENWKAYGTNSVRDANSDTTNEMFSGYLDFEKDLWIRDQPIKVLTGGGTRTNSWNSNEGGYVAYTFVGPTGVQNQATVPYTKNYQAKIIGFDAGNFNDLNWRADSNYATYDLFREHPEYFLQNDTGNLQRRLANTKGLIEQISAAYVEAQTRYKKMRFDFGVRYERTGDTSKIWDVRPAKDVYTAGYKVIGSAAQVAADPAHYVLTSTGAPAAGFASTPEGIIYQYNNGVQGRRHSSYGNWFKSGGIKFDFTRKLVGQIAFSDAILRPDYGNLAGATSVSDTNNTVTVPNPKLKPEKSTKYYAGLQYFLEPSGVVGVSFYRLRLQDMQVTGQEIADPTTIGYSDTDYPGYRYLSAQNDPSVRYTNGLTFEYNQQLTFLPRIFKGFGLYGSVTRVMADGIRVNTPNKSANWGLKYSYRRFRVQVNGSWQGTARTSALSATPTTVNGGVLYRASRELWGISAGYKLTSKLELMVSGRNIFNAPDIVYSNVPGHLQQYSIYGSLWTAGIKGRF; encoded by the coding sequence ATGCTCATCCCCCTCGTGCCCCTCATCGCCCGCCTCGTGCGGCGCACCGGAGCTTCAGCGCTGCTGCTGCTGCCGTTTCTTTCCTCCCTGGCGCTCGCCCAGCCGGCCACCGGCGTCGTGATCGGCCGCGTCTATCACACCGGAACCAAGGAATACGTCCGCAACGCTGAGGTGCGCGTCGAGGGCACCAACGTGAGCGCGTTCACCGAGGACGCGGGCTTCTATCGTCTGGCTGGCGTGCCGGCGGGCGAGGTGCGGGTGACCGTGACCTACACCGGTGCCCAAAGCGTCACCGACAAGGTCGTGGTCACCGCCGGCGCCACCGCGACGCGGGACTTTGAACTGCAGGCGATGGCCGCCTCCGAGAATGTGATCACGCTCGAGACCGTGAGCGTGGTGGCGGAGCGCGAGGGCCAGTCGAAGGCGATCATGGAGCGCCGGGCCGCGCCGAATGCCAAGAATGTCGTGGCCTCCGACAACTACGGCGACCTGACGATGGGCGACGTGGGCGAGTTCATGAAGTCGATGCCCGGTCTCTCCCTCGACTACGTCGAGGTCGACACTAGCGCCGTCCGCGTGGGTGGCCTGGATCCAAAGTACTCGAACTTCACCACCGACGGCGCCCGCATGCCGACGGGTACCTCGAACAACAACGCGGGCCGGCAGAACTCCTTCGAGCAGATGTCGATCACCGGCATCGAGTCGATCGAGTTTAACAACACGCTGACCGCGAACATGGACGCCGACTCACCCGGCGGCTCCATCAACCTGCGCAGCAAGTACGCCTTTCAGCGCCGGCACCGCGAGCTCTCCTTCCAGTTCGGTGGCGTCGGCACGTCCGACTCGCACTTGCGGCGGGAATATTTCCCGGATGACAAGAAGCACAGCCGCATCTTCCCGACGGGCCAGATCAGTTTCGGCGACGTGTACTTCCACGGGCGGCTGGGCGTCGAATTCAGCCTCAGTTATTCCGCCAACTTCGTTGAGCAGGATCGTCACCAGCTCGACTGGATCTACCCGAGCAAGTATCCGGATGGCATCCCCTACCGGGCGATGTGGCGCGCGGGCCCGAAGGAGACGACGCGCGAGGCGGCGAATCTCAGCATCGACTACAAGCTCACCGACCGGCTCACGCTGTCGCTGCGCAGCACCTACTCGGACTATGCCGTGGAGTATGTGAACCAGTACACGTTCCTGTATTTCGGCAGCACCAGCACCTCCAACGTCGCCGCCGGTTCCACGCCAACCCACATCATCGGGTCCGGCACCACGAACACCCGCGTCGCGACCGAGTATTCCCACCGCTTTGCCGACACGCCGGTTATCCTCTTCGCCCCGAAGATCGAGTATAAGGGCGACACCTACAAGGCCACGTTGCGCGGCAGCTATTCCAACGCCCGCTACAATTTCCGCGCCGGCATGAAGGGCTTCTTCCAGCGGGACGACAGTGCCATCACGAATCTCGGCGGCTTCGTCATGGACCGGCCGGACAGCGAGTCGATCGCTTGGACCATCACGCAGACCAACGTCACGCCCACGAACGACTGGAGCAACCCGGAGAACTGGAAGGCCTATGGCACGAACAGTGTCCGCGATGCGAACTCGGATACGACGAACGAGATGTTCAGTGGTTATCTCGATTTCGAAAAGGACCTGTGGATTCGCGACCAGCCCATCAAGGTGCTGACCGGCGGCGGGACGCGGACCAACTCCTGGAACTCCAATGAAGGTGGCTATGTGGCCTACACGTTCGTCGGGCCCACCGGGGTTCAGAATCAGGCCACCGTGCCCTACACGAAGAACTACCAGGCCAAGATCATCGGATTCGACGCGGGCAACTTCAACGACCTGAACTGGCGCGCGGACAGCAATTACGCGACGTACGACCTGTTCCGGGAGCATCCGGAGTACTTCCTGCAGAATGACACGGGCAACCTGCAGCGCCGGTTGGCCAACACCAAGGGCCTGATTGAACAGATCTCGGCCGCGTACGTCGAAGCGCAGACCCGCTACAAGAAAATGCGCTTCGACTTTGGCGTGCGGTACGAGCGCACGGGCGACACGTCCAAGATTTGGGATGTGCGGCCGGCGAAGGATGTCTACACCGCCGGCTACAAGGTGATCGGGTCGGCCGCCCAGGTGGCGGCGGATCCCGCGCATTACGTGCTTACGAGCACGGGCGCGCCGGCCGCCGGTTTCGCCAGCACCCCGGAAGGCATCATCTACCAGTACAACAACGGCGTGCAGGGCCGGCGGCACAGCAGCTATGGCAACTGGTTCAAGAGTGGTGGCATCAAGTTCGACTTCACCCGGAAGCTCGTCGGCCAGATTGCGTTCAGCGACGCGATCCTCCGCCCCGACTATGGCAATCTCGCGGGGGCGACTTCGGTCAGCGACACCAACAACACGGTCACGGTCCCCAATCCCAAGCTGAAGCCGGAAAAGTCCACCAAGTACTACGCCGGTCTCCAGTACTTCCTGGAGCCCTCTGGCGTGGTTGGCGTTTCGTTCTATCGGCTCCGGTTGCAGGACATGCAGGTCACCGGCCAGGAAATCGCCGATCCCACGACCATCGGCTACAGCGACACCGATTATCCGGGGTACCGGTATCTCAGCGCCCAGAACGATCCGAGCGTTCGCTATACGAACGGCCTGACGTTCGAGTACAACCAGCAGCTCACCTTCCTGCCGCGCATCTTCAAGGGCTTCGGGCTGTACGGCTCGGTCACCCGCGTGATGGCCGATGGCATCCGGGTGAATACGCCGAACAAGTCGGCCAACTGGGGCCTCAAATATTCCTATCGCCGCTTCCGGGTGCAGGTAAATGGGAGCTGGCAGGGCACGGCGCGCACCAGCGCGCTCAGCGCCACGCCGACCACCGTCAACGGTGGCGTCCTCTATCGCGCGTCGCGCGAGCTGTGGGGCATCAGCGCGGGCTACAAGCTGACGTCGAAGCTCGAGCTGATGGTTTCCGGCCGCAATATCTTCAACGCGCCCGATATCGTCTACTCCAACGTCCCGGGGCACCTGCAGCAGTACAGCATCTACGGTTCCTTGTGGACCGCGGGCATCAAGGGGCGCTTCTAG
- a CDS encoding LacI family DNA-binding transcriptional regulator has product MNERRTTLADVARKAGVHVTTVSLALRNHPRLPQETRTRIQKLAERMGYRPDPYLQALVAYRSKTMPRRNPPTLAYVTNWNTRFGWQKVTAHPQFYAGAAAKAQDLGFKLEHFWMSEPGLTQARLNRILETRGINGLIIASHMREQDVALEFDWAHFSAVKIDYFPHQPGLHNVTNNQCSIIRLALRQVLAAGYKRIGFVMHRGWDHSVDHLWSAGFLCEQANVPVADRIPMLMFPEAEPVAAWMAESQADVTAPTAAFQRWFRKYEPEVVISKSSFVQPCFAELGLRVPRDLAFVDVFLEDTARGRIAGVRQNHEEVGGLAVEILAGQLHHNKFGVPEIPTTTFVAGTWFDGASCPNRRQQDDPSATLSASVR; this is encoded by the coding sequence GTGAACGAACGCCGGACCACCCTAGCCGACGTCGCCCGCAAAGCCGGCGTCCACGTCACGACCGTTTCCCTGGCGCTGCGCAATCATCCGCGGCTGCCGCAGGAGACGCGGACGCGCATTCAGAAGCTGGCGGAGCGGATGGGCTACCGACCCGATCCCTACCTGCAGGCGCTGGTGGCGTACCGCAGCAAGACGATGCCGCGGCGAAATCCGCCGACGCTCGCATACGTGACCAACTGGAACACGCGGTTTGGCTGGCAGAAGGTGACCGCACACCCGCAGTTCTACGCCGGCGCGGCGGCCAAGGCGCAGGACCTCGGGTTCAAACTGGAGCATTTCTGGATGAGCGAGCCGGGGCTGACGCAGGCGCGACTGAACCGCATCCTGGAGACGCGCGGCATCAACGGCCTGATCATCGCTTCGCACATGCGGGAGCAGGACGTGGCGCTGGAGTTCGACTGGGCGCACTTCAGCGCGGTGAAGATCGACTATTTCCCCCATCAGCCAGGCCTGCACAACGTGACCAACAACCAGTGCAGCATCATTCGGCTGGCGCTCCGGCAGGTGCTCGCGGCGGGCTACAAGCGCATCGGCTTCGTCATGCACCGCGGCTGGGACCACAGCGTGGATCACCTCTGGTCCGCCGGCTTTCTCTGCGAACAGGCCAACGTGCCCGTGGCCGACCGGATCCCGATGCTGATGTTTCCGGAAGCCGAGCCCGTGGCGGCATGGATGGCCGAGAGCCAGGCCGACGTCACCGCGCCCACCGCGGCGTTCCAGCGCTGGTTCCGCAAATACGAGCCCGAGGTGGTGATCAGCAAGTCCTCGTTCGTGCAGCCCTGCTTCGCCGAGCTGGGACTGCGCGTGCCACGCGACCTCGCTTTCGTGGATGTCTTCCTGGAGGACACCGCCCGCGGCCGGATCGCCGGCGTGCGGCAGAACCACGAGGAAGTCGGCGGGCTGGCGGTGGAAATCCTGGCCGGCCAGCTCCACCACAACAAATTCGGCGTGCCGGAGATCCCGACGACGACGTTCGTCGCGGGAACCTGGTTCGACGGCGCCTCGTGTCCGAATCGGCGGCAACAGGATGACCCGAGCGCCACGCTGTCGGCGTCGGTTCGGTAG